The proteins below come from a single Paracoccus sp. SCSIO 75233 genomic window:
- a CDS encoding TetR/AcrR family transcriptional regulator: MSVIPDSVKKVRAHKWGNLRPVLLEVAEALLAERGVDGFSLRETARRAGVSPAAHAYYFKDTRAILTAIAVRAFRDLGERLRQATEDAGPDRDAAIRAQARAYVTFAYSEQARFDLMWRRGVLDPEDPDFVKTANETFQQLDRIIRGEDADICKNSDPALAPSIGWWSLVHGFSMLLNEGVLGEPEMMADVMLPAMLDRFLLDEKG; encoded by the coding sequence ATGAGTGTAATCCCTGACTCTGTCAAGAAGGTGCGGGCGCATAAATGGGGCAATCTGCGTCCCGTGCTGCTGGAGGTTGCGGAGGCGCTTCTCGCGGAGCGTGGCGTTGACGGCTTCAGCCTGCGCGAAACCGCGCGCCGTGCCGGGGTCTCACCCGCTGCACATGCCTATTACTTCAAGGACACCCGCGCCATTCTGACCGCGATTGCGGTCAGGGCATTCCGGGATCTTGGTGAGCGGCTGCGGCAGGCGACGGAGGATGCCGGGCCGGATCGCGATGCGGCGATCCGCGCCCAAGCGCGCGCTTATGTAACCTTCGCCTATAGCGAACAGGCGAGATTCGACCTGATGTGGCGGCGCGGCGTGCTCGATCCCGAGGATCCCGATTTCGTCAAGACCGCGAATGAGACCTTCCAGCAACTCGACAGGATCATTCGCGGCGAAGATGCGGATATCTGCAAGAACAGCGATCCCGCGCTGGCGCCCTCTATCGGGTGGTGGTCATTGGTGCATGGGTTTTCGATGCTGCTCAACGAAGGCGTTCTGGGCGAGCCGGAGATGATGGCGGACGTGATGCTGCCCGCCATGCTCGACCGTTTCCTGCTGGATGAAAAAGGCTGA
- a CDS encoding NAD-dependent epimerase/dehydratase family protein — translation MSGDQVFLTGASGFLGGHVALQLLQKGYRVLGSVRSPEKAEMARKAIALARGDTSRLSFVTLDLLDGDGWGEAAAQCRFLIHTASPFVTVMPKNPDMLIRPAVDGTEHALNAALRAGHKRIVLTSSVAAIDSAPLTYNKVYSESDWTDPDDKTVTAYAASKTLAERAAWQIMSRAGLAERLVTINPSAILGPLLDRDPGTSPAMLLPMLTGKMPLAPEIRLEYADVRDVAAAHVAALSAPEAGGHRHIVSGPNLSLLEIANFIREDFPEFAGQLPRRQMPGWMAALIAPFQPALRDAKPFLGVRKITDGGRGRALIGRDPYPVRETIRATVTSMIRQGLVGDDQPSSLVASSL, via the coding sequence ATGTCGGGCGATCAGGTTTTTCTGACCGGGGCCTCCGGGTTTCTGGGGGGTCATGTTGCATTGCAGTTGCTGCAAAAAGGGTATCGGGTTCTGGGTTCGGTCCGCAGTCCCGAAAAAGCGGAGATGGCGCGCAAGGCGATTGCGCTTGCCCGCGGGGATACCTCCAGACTGTCCTTCGTGACGCTGGATCTGCTGGACGGCGACGGATGGGGGGAGGCGGCGGCGCAATGCCGGTTTCTTATCCACACGGCCTCGCCCTTCGTGACCGTGATGCCGAAAAACCCGGACATGCTGATCCGGCCCGCAGTTGACGGAACGGAACATGCGCTGAATGCCGCGCTTCGGGCCGGGCATAAACGCATCGTACTCACATCCTCCGTCGCTGCGATAGATTCGGCACCGTTAACGTATAACAAAGTTTATAGTGAAAGCGATTGGACCGACCCTGATGACAAAACTGTGACCGCCTATGCGGCGTCAAAGACACTGGCGGAGCGCGCGGCGTGGCAGATCATGTCGCGTGCCGGGCTGGCGGAGCGGCTGGTTACGATCAACCCGTCCGCAATTCTCGGCCCGCTGCTGGATCGCGACCCCGGCACATCACCGGCGATGCTGCTACCGATGCTGACGGGGAAAATGCCGTTGGCACCGGAGATCCGGCTTGAATATGCGGATGTGCGGGACGTGGCCGCCGCCCATGTCGCGGCGCTCAGCGCACCGGAGGCGGGCGGGCATCGGCATATCGTGTCGGGCCCGAACCTGTCGCTTCTGGAGATCGCAAATTTCATCCGCGAGGATTTCCCGGAATTCGCCGGGCAGCTTCCACGCCGTCAGATGCCCGGCTGGATGGCCGCGCTGATCGCACCGTTTCAGCCCGCGCTGCGCGATGCGAAACCGTTTCTGGGCGTGCGCAAGATCACCGATGGCGGGCGCGGTCGGGCGCTGATCGGGCGGGACCCCTATCCGGTGCGGGAAACCATCCGGGCCACGGTCACCTCGATGATAAGGCAGGGATTGGTCGGGGACGATCAGCCGTCTTCGCTGGTTGCATCGTCCTTATAG
- a CDS encoding AI-2E family transporter, with protein sequence MPRQPELPDPEADDGALKISRRPVPVPTILTTFAVALTLLLIWELSFVLLMGFAAVLFGIAIRKTANYLVRWTGLSPSLAVFTVLALGLLAVIGLFLNAGPQISEQMRQLVAAIPRAWGQVLDWINSSALGNFIFERNAEAAAAANGQSGSGSGGGRNAARAAMESFTGLFGVVRGTVNAVIGGIANLVLVLTVAIFLALHPETYVQGMLRMVPIAHREHAAEILREIGDKLWSWLAGQSLDMLIVAILTGGGLWLLDIPLALVLGIIAGLTNAIPYIGPFLSGIPAVLFSLTQGPRDALYVLLLFVAVQQLEGNVIMPLIQRRAAGLPPVMTIFGVIGFGVLFGLPGILVAAPLMVVAMVLVQRLYIEGVLGDDLPDHVPYKDDATSEDG encoded by the coding sequence ATGCCGAGACAGCCGGAACTGCCCGACCCCGAAGCCGATGACGGCGCGCTGAAAATCTCTCGCCGCCCGGTGCCGGTCCCGACCATCCTGACCACATTCGCCGTGGCCCTGACGCTGCTGCTGATCTGGGAGCTGTCCTTCGTTCTGCTTATGGGCTTTGCGGCTGTGCTGTTTGGCATCGCGATCCGCAAGACCGCGAATTACCTTGTGCGCTGGACCGGGCTGTCGCCATCGCTGGCGGTGTTCACCGTGCTGGCGCTCGGGTTGCTGGCTGTGATCGGGTTGTTCCTGAATGCCGGGCCGCAGATATCCGAACAGATGCGCCAGCTTGTTGCAGCGATTCCGCGGGCATGGGGGCAAGTGCTGGACTGGATCAACAGCTCGGCCCTTGGCAATTTCATCTTTGAGCGCAATGCCGAGGCCGCGGCTGCCGCCAACGGGCAATCCGGCAGCGGCAGTGGCGGGGGCCGGAATGCGGCGCGCGCGGCGATGGAGTCCTTTACCGGCCTGTTCGGCGTCGTGCGCGGTACGGTCAACGCGGTCATCGGCGGGATCGCCAATCTGGTGCTTGTGCTGACCGTGGCGATTTTTCTGGCGCTTCACCCGGAAACTTATGTGCAGGGCATGCTGCGGATGGTTCCGATCGCGCATCGCGAGCACGCCGCCGAAATCCTCCGCGAAATCGGCGACAAGCTGTGGAGTTGGCTGGCCGGGCAATCGCTCGACATGCTGATCGTGGCGATCCTGACCGGCGGCGGGCTGTGGTTGCTGGACATTCCGCTGGCGCTCGTCCTTGGGATCATCGCGGGCCTGACGAATGCGATCCCCTATATCGGCCCGTTCCTCTCCGGTATTCCTGCCGTGCTGTTCTCGCTGACGCAGGGTCCGCGTGATGCGCTTTATGTGCTGCTGTTGTTCGTTGCCGTGCAGCAGTTGGAGGGCAATGTCATCATGCCGTTGATCCAGCGCCGGGCGGCCGGGCTGCCGCCGGTGATGACGATTTTCGGCGTCATCGGCTTCGGCGTGCTGTTCGGCCTGCCCGGCATCCTTGTCGCGGCACCGCTGATGGTCGTGGCAATGGTGCTGGTCCAGCGGCTTTATATCGAGGGCGTGCTGGGCGACGATCTTCCCGATCACGTCCCCTATAAGGACGATGCAACCAGCGAAGACGGCTGA
- the msrB gene encoding peptide-methionine (R)-S-oxide reductase MsrB: MANVQKSDAEWRAQLSDEEYRITRQAGTERPFSHPGFPKDAGYFACVCCGAPLFEQDAKFESHCGWPSFSAPGGKIDEHRDATHGMIRTEVRCHECDAHLGHVFPDGPPPTGLRYCINGVAIKFVPAKEG; the protein is encoded by the coding sequence ATGGCAAATGTTCAGAAATCCGATGCGGAATGGCGGGCACAGCTGTCTGACGAGGAATATCGCATCACCCGTCAGGCCGGAACCGAGCGACCGTTTTCACATCCCGGATTTCCCAAGGATGCAGGGTATTTCGCCTGTGTCTGCTGCGGCGCGCCGCTGTTCGAGCAGGATGCGAAATTCGAAAGCCATTGCGGCTGGCCAAGCTTTTCCGCCCCCGGCGGCAAGATCGACGAGCATCGCGACGCCACGCATGGCATGATCCGGACCGAGGTTCGGTGTCATGAATGTGACGCACATCTGGGCCATGTCTTCCCGGATGGCCCGCCCCCGACCGGGCTGCGCTATTGCATCAACGGGGTGGCGATCAAATTCGTGCCGGCGAAGGAAGGCTGA
- the rnhA gene encoding ribonuclease HI, producing the protein MTELYAWTDGACSGNPGPGGWGVLMRAMRGDEIVKERTLNGGEPETTNNRMELMAAISALETLTRPSAITITTDSAYVKNGVTGWIHGWKKNGWKTAAKKPVKNVDLWQRLDAAQGRHRVTWEWIKGHAGHPENERADELAREGMKPYKA; encoded by the coding sequence GTGACCGAACTTTACGCCTGGACGGACGGCGCCTGCAGCGGAAATCCCGGCCCCGGAGGCTGGGGGGTTCTGATGCGCGCCATGCGTGGCGATGAGATCGTCAAGGAACGCACGTTGAACGGCGGCGAGCCGGAGACCACGAATAATCGCATGGAGCTGATGGCGGCGATTTCGGCGCTCGAAACCCTGACCCGACCGTCCGCGATCACCATCACCACCGATTCTGCTTATGTCAAAAACGGCGTCACCGGCTGGATTCACGGCTGGAAGAAAAACGGCTGGAAGACGGCGGCGAAAAAGCCGGTGAAGAATGTCGATCTGTGGCAACGTCTGGATGCGGCGCAGGGGCGGCATCGGGTGACATGGGAATGGATCAAGGGCCATGCCGGTCACCCGGAGAATGAACGCGCCGACGAACTCGCCCGCGAGGGAATGAAACCCTATAAGGCCTAG
- a CDS encoding LysE family translocator, producing the protein MSWDYLLTAFIVCLAPGIGVVYTLSVTLGGGFRAGFWAALGCTIATVVHMIVAMAGLAAVLHTSAVLFQIIKFAGVAYLLWMAWAVLKDRGGLSVRPSEPEPAWRLVRRGILLNILNPKLPLFFMAFIPQFMPEGAGTAMLMQLGAGFTAMTFAVFMGYVALAATGRQRVLASETAMNWMRRIFAASFAALGLKLATERA; encoded by the coding sequence ATGAGCTGGGATTATCTGCTGACGGCGTTCATCGTCTGCCTCGCACCGGGGATCGGTGTGGTTTATACGCTGTCGGTCACGCTCGGCGGCGGCTTTCGGGCCGGGTTCTGGGCTGCGCTTGGCTGCACCATTGCGACCGTGGTTCACATGATCGTCGCCATGGCCGGGCTGGCGGCGGTGCTGCACACCAGCGCGGTGCTGTTCCAGATCATCAAATTCGCCGGGGTGGCCTATCTGCTGTGGATGGCCTGGGCGGTGCTGAAGGATCGCGGCGGGCTGTCGGTGCGCCCGTCAGAGCCGGAACCGGCGTGGCGTCTGGTCCGTCGTGGCATTCTGCTGAATATCCTGAACCCGAAACTGCCGCTGTTCTTCATGGCGTTCATCCCGCAATTCATGCCGGAAGGTGCCGGAACCGCCATGCTCATGCAACTGGGTGCGGGCTTCACGGCGATGACCTTCGCCGTGTTCATGGGTTATGTCGCCCTTGCCGCGACCGGCCGACAGCGTGTGCTGGCCAGCGAGACGGCGATGAACTGGATGCGCCGCATCTTTGCCGCCAGCTTCGCGGCCCTTGGCCTGAAACTCGCGACGGAGCGGGCGTGA
- a CDS encoding outer membrane protein assembly factor BamE, producing MIPIRSLLVVLALTVTACVPVYRHHGYIPPEEDLALVQVGQTSQVELEGMIGEPSAMGLLEGSGWYYVGSRWRYYGARRPAEINREVVAINFTPDGTVANIERFGLEQGRIVVLSRRVTDSNITSISVIRQILGNLGNFDASNIFDE from the coding sequence ATGATACCGATCCGCAGCCTCTTGGTCGTTCTGGCCCTGACCGTGACCGCATGTGTCCCGGTATATCGCCATCACGGCTATATCCCGCCCGAGGAAGATCTGGCGCTGGTGCAGGTCGGACAGACCAGCCAGGTAGAGCTTGAGGGCATGATCGGCGAACCCTCCGCAATGGGGCTGCTGGAAGGCTCCGGCTGGTATTATGTCGGCTCCCGCTGGCGTTACTACGGCGCGCGCCGCCCGGCGGAGATCAACCGCGAGGTCGTGGCGATCAATTTCACACCCGACGGGACGGTCGCGAATATCGAGAGATTTGGGCTGGAGCAGGGGCGCATCGTGGTGTTGTCGCGTCGCGTCACCGATTCGAACATCACTTCGATCAGCGTGATTCGCCAGATCCTCGGCAATCTTGGCAATTTCGACGCTTCGAATATCTTCGACGAATAA
- a CDS encoding DUF177 domain-containing protein, with the protein MSERNPLPERLRVAHLSPNRPNPFDLQPAEDRLQALAGQLDLTALPAMRFKGEVRASGSDEWALDGRLTARVVQPCVITLEPVETDITEDVSLIFSPHVTDPEEEEVEMGDETVEPLGQSIMLGEIAIEALTLALPVNPRAPGAEMPAPAEEVDMTGDDGRKPFAGLADLLKKDG; encoded by the coding sequence ATGTCGGAACGCAACCCCCTGCCCGAACGGCTGCGCGTGGCGCATCTGTCGCCAAACCGCCCGAACCCGTTCGATCTGCAACCGGCGGAAGACCGGCTTCAGGCGCTGGCCGGGCAGCTTGATCTGACCGCCCTGCCCGCGATGCGTTTCAAGGGCGAGGTCAGGGCGTCGGGGTCGGATGAATGGGCGCTGGACGGCAGGCTGACCGCGCGCGTGGTCCAGCCTTGCGTTATCACGCTGGAGCCGGTCGAGACGGACATCACCGAGGATGTTTCGCTGATCTTCTCCCCCCATGTCACCGACCCGGAGGAAGAGGAGGTCGAGATGGGCGATGAAACCGTCGAGCCTCTGGGTCAGTCGATCATGCTGGGCGAAATCGCCATCGAGGCGCTGACACTGGCCCTGCCGGTCAATCCGCGCGCACCGGGCGCGGAGATGCCTGCGCCCGCTGAGGAGGTCGATATGACTGGGGATGACGGGCGCAAACCCTTCGCCGGGCTGGCCGATCTGCTGAAAAAGGACGGCTAG
- a CDS encoding GNAT family N-acetyltransferase, which translates to MMLKRGRYHARLAGNADDLRAAQRLRWLAFIGKRGVVDDGAAIDADQYDDACHHVLIEDQRSGILVATFRFMLLESGTEIERSYSASHYDLGRLREFEGPMVEMGRFCIHPEHADPDILRVAWGAMTRFVDDNKVGLLFGCSSFMGTDAQGYADAFAMLKERHLAPRRWLPRVKAPKVFRFARALRLMKPDPRRAQAGLPPLLRSYLLMGGWVSDHAVVDEQLGTLHVFTGLEIAAIPPARQKLLRGVAG; encoded by the coding sequence ATGATGCTGAAACGGGGGCGCTATCACGCGCGGCTGGCCGGGAACGCCGATGATCTGCGCGCAGCCCAGCGTTTGCGCTGGCTGGCTTTCATCGGCAAGCGTGGGGTCGTCGATGACGGCGCGGCAATCGACGCCGACCAGTATGACGATGCCTGCCACCATGTCCTGATCGAGGATCAGCGCAGTGGCATCCTCGTCGCCACCTTCCGCTTCATGCTGCTGGAAAGCGGCACGGAGATCGAGCGGAGCTATTCCGCCAGCCATTACGATCTCGGCCGGCTGCGCGAATTTGAAGGCCCGATGGTGGAAATGGGCCGGTTCTGCATCCACCCCGAACATGCCGACCCGGATATTCTGCGGGTGGCATGGGGTGCGATGACCCGCTTTGTCGATGACAACAAAGTCGGGCTGCTGTTCGGCTGCTCGTCCTTCATGGGCACGGATGCGCAGGGCTATGCCGACGCTTTCGCCATGCTGAAGGAACGCCACCTCGCCCCCCGCCGCTGGCTGCCCCGCGTCAAGGCTCCGAAAGTGTTCCGCTTCGCCCGCGCCTTGCGGCTGATGAAGCCCGATCCCCGCCGTGCGCAGGCCGGTCTGCCGCCGCTTCTGCGCAGCTACCTGCTGATGGGCGGCTGGGTCAGCGATCATGCCGTGGTGGACGAGCAACTCGGCACGCTGCATGTCTTTACCGGCCTAGAAATCGCCGCCATCCCGCCCGCGCGCCAGAAATTGCTGCGCGGCGTGGCGGGATAG